In Rissa tridactyla isolate bRisTri1 chromosome 8, bRisTri1.patW.cur.20221130, whole genome shotgun sequence, one genomic interval encodes:
- the RBBP6 gene encoding E3 ubiquitin-protein ligase RBBP6 isoform X13: MSCVHYKFSSKLNYDTVTFDGLHISLCDLKRQIMGREKLKAADCDLQITNAQTKEEYTDDNALIPKNSSVIVRRIPIGGVKATSKTYVIYMKKPLGPPPPSYTCFRCGKPGHYIKNCPTNGDKNFESVPRIKKSTGIPRSFMMEVKDPNTKGAMLTNTGKYAIPTIDAEAYAIGKKEKPPFLPEDPSSSSEEDDPIPDELLCLICKDIMTDAVVIPCCGNSYCDECIRTALLESEEHTCPTCHQTDVSPDALIANKFLRQAVNNFKNETGYTKRLRKQIQQQQQQQQQPPPPPPPPPPLMRQTITRNLQPLLRPPISRQQDPLMIPLASLASRSALSSLGPGQSSVAAGLPVNPSSVVVSDLPPAVSLSLRGEKPDGPFRLGFFYSDADTVLPPAALVTAAELSKSSPLSISSLLEEKGYQVPVLRQPALPSLLGPQGQSIPTTGHPMRASTIRSAGGRPGWELANRGRPHGDRAQRTQAPSLPASTPVFVPVPPPPLYPPPPHALPLPPGVPPPQFPPQFPPGQPPSAGYSVPPPGYPPAPANMSSAWVPTAVPTAHSNAIPTTQAPPLSREEFYREQRRLKEEEKKKSKLDEFTNDFAKELMEYKKIQKERRRSFSRSKSPYSASSYSRSSYTYSKSRSGSSRSRSYSRSFSRSHSRSYSRSPPYPRRGKGKSRNYRSRSRSHGYHRSRSRSPPYRRYHSRSRSPVFRGQSPTKRTIPQGEGEREYFNRYREVPPYDVKAYYGRSVDFRDPFEKERYREWERNYREWYEKFYKGYVVGAQPRPPVNRENFSPDRFGPPGTRRENSPYARGRREEYPGGQSHRNRNIAGNYPEKPSGRESHGIKDPTKSKEKEVENPLGDGKGNKHKKHRKRRKGDENEGFPNAELLEGARKPREPVTTEDVKTDSLFMLPSRDDATPVRDEPMEADSIAFKPVSEKEKKEKDKPKAKVDKTKRKVEVAVPPKKDNVTKPAKASQEKVDTDREKSPRTEPPVKKVKEELPKTDSVKTSSSQKEEKTAGTPRKVHPKVTKDHPETRPAKEEKAKKDHPKETKSEKPSNKEDKSKKPAEKSKPSDAKPEKRKRKADEKADKEHEATSVKASKAEPAESKTSPKGKTEPDGEKGERTPEKDKSAFLNNPAKKIKLNRETGKKIVSGENVPPAKEPVEKPEPSSSKVKQEKAKGKVRRKVTAADGSSSTLVDYTSTSSTGGSPVRKTEEKPDTKRTVIKTMEEYNNDITAPAEDVIIMIQVPQSKWDKDDFESEEEDIKSTQVPTNIGKPASVIKNVSAKPANPVKHNEKETEPLEKTQKTTKEASYESSQHDAKSSKSSMLNEKGKTKDRDHSLSDKDTSEKRKSSVQPEKDHSERASEQGNGKNISQSSKDSRSSEKHDTGRGSTAKDFTPNRDKKSDHDGNRDHSSSKRRDEKSELARRKDSPSRNRESASVQKSKPREERAEPSKKAVGDAKRSSYSPPRERKQTDHKAAHDSKRTLEEHKPPDKNVGKEKEKHVAEVKSNKEKEPGVTKPPVKQESPDVKNEKENVTGQNDKNVVKPKPQVSTSSRLSSDLTRETDEAAFVPDYNESDSESNVSAKDEEAAGKNPKEPKEKAVEKVKEETTAPAAVEQPEASRSQSQSSPSVSRSRSQSPSESQTRSHSSSASSGESQDSKKKKKKKEKKKHKKHKKHKKHKKHVGNETELEKSQKHKHKKKKSKKSKDKEKDDQKVKSVTT, from the exons TTACATGAAGAAACCCTTGGGTCCACCTCCACCGTCATACACGTGCTTTCGTTGTGGAAAACCTGGCCACTATATAAAGAATTGCCCAACAAATGGG gacaaaaattttgagtctgttcccagaattaaaaagagcacgggaattccaaggagtttcatgatggaggtgaaagatcccaatacaaagggtgctatgctgacaaacactggaaaatatgcCATACCAACTATTgatgc ggaagcttatgctataggaaagaaggaaaagcctcCCTTTTTACCAGAGGACCCGTCCTCCTCCTCAGAAGAAGATGATCCTATTCCAGATGAGTTGTTATGTCTCATTTGTAAAGATATAATGACTGACGCGGTTGTTATTCCCTGCTGTGGAAACAGTTATTGTGACGAAT gtattagaacagcattactggaatcggaggaacatacgtgcccaACATGTCATCAAacagatgtttctcctgatgctttaaTTGCCAATAAGTTCCTACGCCAG gctgtgaacaacttcaaaaatGAAACTGGCTACACAAAAAGGCTCCGTAAGCAgattcagcagcagcaacagcagcagcagcagccgccaccgccaccaccacctccaccaccccTAATGAGACAAACAATAACACGCAACCTtcagcctctgctccggccacCCATTTCCAGACAGCAGGATCCACTAATGATACCattagcttctctggcttctcgTTCTGCTTTGTCATCGTTGGGCCCTGGTCAGTCATCTGTGGCAGCTGGGCTGCCAGTAAATCCGTCTTCTGTTGTTGTCTCTGATCTTCCTCCAGCAGTGTCCCTATCCCTCCGTGGTGAAAAGCCAGATGGACCTTTTCG tttggggtttttttatagtgATGCTGATACTGTTTTACCTCCCGCTGCTCTCGTGACTGCCGCTGAACTTTCTAAATCTTCCCCTCTGTCaatcagcagtttgttggaagagaag GGCTATCAGgttcctgtactaagacaaccagcgttaccaagtcttctgggcccccaaggaCAATCAATACCCACAACTG GTCATCCAATGAGAGCCAGTACAATTCGCTCAGcaggtggcagaccaggctgggagcT TGCAAATCGAGGACGCCCTCATGGTGACCGTGCCCAAAGGACTCAGGCCCCATCACTACCAGCATCAACACCAGTCTTTGTGCCTGTGCCTCCACCGCCCTTGTATCCTCCACCACCCCATGCACTTCCTCTTCCGCCGGGGGTACCGCCACCACAGTTTCCTCCTCAGTTCCCACCTGGTCAGCCTCCATCTGCTGGGTACTCTGTCccccctccaggatatcccccagctcctgcaaataTGTCATCAGcttgggtaccaacagcagtaccaacggctCATTCAAATGCCATCCCAACGACACAAGCACCTCCcttatctagggaggagttttacagagaacaacGGAGACTTAAAGAGGA ggaaaagaaaaagtccaaACTTGATGAGTTTACAAATGATTTTGCTAAGGAATTGATGGAATATAAAAAGATTCAAAAGGAGCGTAGGCGTTCGTTTTCCAG gtcCAAGTCCCCCTATAGTGCTTCATCTTACTCTAGAAGTTCGTATACCTACTCGAAGTCAAGATCAGGTTCTTCCCGTTCTCgctcctactctcgatcatttagCCGTTCCCATTCTCGTTCCTACTCACGATCACCACCATATCcaagaagaggcaaagggaagagtcGTAATTATCGTTCTAGGTCAAGGTCACATGGTTATCACCGTTCAAGGTCAAGGTCACCCCCGTACAGAAGGTACCACTCACGGTCAAGGTCTCCAGTATTTAGAGGCCAGTCTCCCACTAAACGGACTATACCtcaaggggaaggagaaagggagtaTTTTAACAGATACAGAGAAGTTCCACCATATGATGTGAAAGCATACTATGGCAGATCAGTTGACTTTAGAGatccatttgaaaaagaaagatacagagaATGGGAAAGGAATTATAGAGAATGGTATGAAAAGTTTTACAAGGGCTATGTTGTCGGCGCTCAACCTCGTCCGCCAGTAAATAGAGAGAACTTTTCACCAGATAGGTTTGGTCCACCTGGGACCAGACGAGAGAATTCGCCGTATGCTCGGGGACGTAGGGAGGAGTATCCAGGTGGGCAGAGCCACAGAAATCGTAATATAGCAGGAAATTACCCTGAAAAACCTTCTGGAAGAGAGAGCCATGGCATTAAAGATCCTACAAAATCaaaagagaaggaggtggaaaATCCACTGGGAGATGGCAAaggaaataaacataaaaaacatcggaagagaagaaaaggggatgaGAATGAAGGATTTCCTAATGCCGAGTTGTTAGAAGGTGCAAGAAAACCAAGAGAGCCAGTGACAACAGAAGACGTTAAAACGGACTCTCTGTTCATGCTTCCAAGCAGAGATGATGCCACCCCTGTGAGAGATGAACCTATGGAAGCAGATTCTATTGCTTTCAAACCAgtgtctgaaaaggagaaaaaagagaaggataagCCAAAAGCAAAAGTGGACAAGACAAAGCGGAAAGTAGAAGTGGCTGTTCCTCCTAAGAAAGATAATGTAACAAAACCAGCTAAAGCTTCCCAAGAGAAGGTGGACACAGATCGTGAAAAATCTCCTCGAACAGAACCTCCTGTGAAAAAAGTGAAGGAGGAGTTGCCAAAGACAGACAGTGTTAAAACATCTTCctctcaaaaggaagaaaagactgcTGGTACCCCACGGAAAGTTCACCCAAAAGTGACGAAAGATCACCCAGAAACAAGACCAGccaaggaagaaaaggcaaagaaagaccATCCGAAAGAAACCAAGTCAGAGAAGCCCTCCAACAAAGAGGACAAATCAAAAAAGCCTGCTGAAAAAAGCAAACcttctgatgcaaaacctgaaaaaagaaaaagaaaagcagatgaaaaggCTGATAAAGAACATGAAGCCACTTCTGTAAAGGCCTCTAAAGCAGAACCTGCTGAATCGAAAACATCGCCGAAGGGGAAGACTGAGCCggatggtgaaaaaggagagcgaACGCCAGAAAAGGATAAATCCGCTTTTCTTAACAACCCTGCAAAAAAGATTAAACTTAACCGAGAAACCGGCAAAAAGATtgtgagtggagaaaatgtgccacctgcaaaagaacctgttgagaaacctgagccgagcagcagcaaggttaaacaagaaaaagcaaagggaaaagtgagaagaaaagtaacagcagctgatggatctagTTCAACTCTTGTAGattacaccag caCTAGTTCTACTGGCGGAAGCCCCGttagaaagactgaagaaaagccaGATACAAAACGAACTGTCATTAAGACCATGGAGGAGTATAATAATGATATAACAGCGCCTGCTGAAGACGTCATTATTATGATCCAAGTCCCTCAGTCAAAGTGGGATAAAGATGACTTTGAATCTGAAGAGGAAGACATTAAATCTACCCAGGTGCCCACAAACATAGGAAAACCTGCTAGTGTTATAAAAAATGTGAGTGCGAAGCCAGCAAACCCCgtaaaacacaatgaaaaagaGACGGAGCCTTtggagaaaacacagaaaactacAAAAGAGGCCAGTTATGAAAGCTCCCAGCATGATGCAAAAAGTTCAAAAAGTTCAATGttgaatgaaaaaggaaaaaccaaagacCGGGATCATTCTTTGTCAGACAAGGACACTTCTGAGAAGAGAAAGAGCAGTGTTCAGCCAGAAAAAGACCACTCGGAACGTGCATCTGagcaaggaaatggaaaaaatatttctcaatcTTCCAAAGACAGCAGATCTTCAGAGAAACACGATACTGGCCGTGGGTCCACTGCTAAAGACTTTACTCCTAACCGAGACAAAAAATCTGACCACGATGGCAACAGAGATCATTCTAGTTCCAAGCGTAGGGATGAAAAGAGTGAATTAGCCAGGAGAAAAGACTCCCCTTCTCGGAACAGAGAATCTGCATCTGTACAGAAAAGCAAGCCGAGAGAGGAACGAGCAGAGCCGTCCAAAAAGGCCGTTGGAGATGCCAAAAGGAGCAGCTACAGCCCTCCGCGGGAGCGGAAGCAGACTGATCACAAAGCTGCTCACGATTCCAAGCGTACATTGGAGGAACACAAACCTCCAGataaaaatgtaggaaaagagaaagagaagcatgTAGCAGAAGTAAAGAGCAATAAAGAGAAAGAGCCAGGTGTTACTAAACCACCTGTGAAACAAGAATCGCCAGAtgtaaaaaatgagaaagagaacGTGACTGGACAAAACGATAAAAACGTCGTCAAGCCCAAGCCTCAGGTAAGCACCTCCTCACGGCTCTCTTCTGATCTAACTCGAGAGACTGATGAGGCTGCGTTTGTACCAGACTACAACGAAAGTGACAGTGAGAGTAATGTATCTGCAAAAGATGaggaagctgcaggaaaaaatccGAAAGAACCgaaagaaaaagctgttgaaaAGGTGAAAGAGGAGACGACAGCACCCGCTGCAGTTGAGCAGCCTGAAGCCAGCAGAAGTCAAAGTCAGAGCAGCCCCAGCGTGAGCCGCAGCCGTAGTCAAAGCCCTTCCGAGAGTCAGACTCGaagccacagcagcagtgccagctcagGAGAGAGtcaagacagcaagaaaaagaaaaagaaaaaagagaagaagaagcaCAAGAAGCATAAGAAACACAAGAAGCATAAGAAACACGTGGGAAACGAAACGGAATTGGAAAAGAgccaaaaacacaaacacaagaagaaaaaatcgAAGAAGAGCAAAGATAAAGAGAAAGatgaccaaaaagtgaaatctgtcACTACATAG
- the RBBP6 gene encoding E3 ubiquitin-protein ligase RBBP6 isoform X15, whose product MKKPLGPPPPSYTCFRCGKPGHYIKNCPTNGDKNFESVPRIKKSTGIPRSFMMEVKDPNTKGAMLTNTGKYAIPTIDAEAYAIGKKEKPPFLPEDPSSSSEEDDPIPDELLCLICKDIMTDAVVIPCCGNSYCDECIRTALLESEEHTCPTCHQTDVSPDALIANKFLRQAVNNFKNETGYTKRLRKQIQQQQQQQQQPPPPPPPPPPLMRQTITRNLQPLLRPPISRQQDPLMIPLASLASRSALSSLGPGQSSVAAGLPVNPSSVVVSDLPPAVSLSLRGEKPDGPFRLGFFYSDADTVLPPAALVTAAELSKSSPLSISSLLEEKGYQVPVLRQPALPSLLGPQGQSIPTTGHPMRASTIRSAGGRPGWELANRGRPHGDRAQRTQAPSLPASTPVFVPVPPPPLYPPPPHALPLPPGVPPPQFPPQFPPGQPPSAGYSVPPPGYPPAPANMSSAWVPTAVPTAHSNAIPTTQAPPLSREEFYREQRRLKEEEKKKSKLDEFTNDFAKELMEYKKIQKERRRSFSRSKSPYSASSYSRSSYTYSKSRSGSSRSRSYSRSFSRSHSRSYSRSPPYPRRGKGKSRNYRSRSRSHGYHRSRSRSPPYRRYHSRSRSPVFRGQSPTKRTIPQGEGEREYFNRYREVPPYDVKAYYGRSVDFRDPFEKERYREWERNYREWYEKFYKGYVVGAQPRPPVNRENFSPDRFGPPGTRRENSPYARGRREEYPGGQSHRNRNIAGNYPEKPSGRESHGIKDPTKSKEKEVENPLGDGKGNKHKKHRKRRKGDENEGFPNAELLEGARKPREPVTTEDVKTDSLFMLPSRDDATPVRDEPMEADSIAFKPVSEKEKKEKDKPKAKVDKTKRKVEVAVPPKKDNVTKPAKASQEKVDTDREKSPRTEPPVKKVKEELPKTDSVKTSSSQKEEKTAGTPRKVHPKVTKDHPETRPAKEEKAKKDHPKETKSEKPSNKEDKSKKPAEKSKPSDAKPEKRKRKADEKADKEHEATSVKASKAEPAESKTSPKGKTEPDGEKGERTPEKDKSAFLNNPAKKIKLNRETGKKIVSGENVPPAKEPVEKPEPSSSKVKQEKAKGKVRRKVTAADGSSSTLVDYTSTSSTGGSPVRKTEEKPDTKRTVIKTMEEYNNDITAPAEDVIIMIQVPQSKWDKDDFESEEEDIKSTQVPTNIGKPASVIKNVSAKPANPVKHNEKETEPLEKTQKTTKEASYESSQHDAKSSKSSMLNEKGKTKDRDHSLSDKDTSEKRKSSVQPEKDHSERASEQGNGKNISQSSKDSRSSEKHDTGRGSTAKDFTPNRDKKSDHDGNRDHSSSKRRDEKSELARRKDSPSRNRESASVQKSKPREERAEPSKKAVGDAKRSSYSPPRERKQTDHKAAHDSKRTLEEHKPPDKNVGKEKEKHVAEVKSNKEKEPGVTKPPVKQESPDVKNEKENVTGQNDKNVVKPKPQVSTSSRLSSDLTRETDEAAFVPDYNESDSESNVSAKDEEAAGKNPKEPKEKAVEKVKEETTAPAAVEQPEASRSQSQSSPSVSRSRSQSPSESQTRSHSSSASSGESQDSKKKKKKKEKKKHKKHKKHKKHKKHVGNETELEKSQKHKHKKKKSKKSKDKEKDDQKVKSVTT is encoded by the exons ATGAAGAAACCCTTGGGTCCACCTCCACCGTCATACACGTGCTTTCGTTGTGGAAAACCTGGCCACTATATAAAGAATTGCCCAACAAATGGG gacaaaaattttgagtctgttcccagaattaaaaagagcacgggaattccaaggagtttcatgatggaggtgaaagatcccaatacaaagggtgctatgctgacaaacactggaaaatatgcCATACCAACTATTgatgc ggaagcttatgctataggaaagaaggaaaagcctcCCTTTTTACCAGAGGACCCGTCCTCCTCCTCAGAAGAAGATGATCCTATTCCAGATGAGTTGTTATGTCTCATTTGTAAAGATATAATGACTGACGCGGTTGTTATTCCCTGCTGTGGAAACAGTTATTGTGACGAAT gtattagaacagcattactggaatcggaggaacatacgtgcccaACATGTCATCAAacagatgtttctcctgatgctttaaTTGCCAATAAGTTCCTACGCCAG gctgtgaacaacttcaaaaatGAAACTGGCTACACAAAAAGGCTCCGTAAGCAgattcagcagcagcaacagcagcagcagcagccgccaccgccaccaccacctccaccaccccTAATGAGACAAACAATAACACGCAACCTtcagcctctgctccggccacCCATTTCCAGACAGCAGGATCCACTAATGATACCattagcttctctggcttctcgTTCTGCTTTGTCATCGTTGGGCCCTGGTCAGTCATCTGTGGCAGCTGGGCTGCCAGTAAATCCGTCTTCTGTTGTTGTCTCTGATCTTCCTCCAGCAGTGTCCCTATCCCTCCGTGGTGAAAAGCCAGATGGACCTTTTCG tttggggtttttttatagtgATGCTGATACTGTTTTACCTCCCGCTGCTCTCGTGACTGCCGCTGAACTTTCTAAATCTTCCCCTCTGTCaatcagcagtttgttggaagagaag GGCTATCAGgttcctgtactaagacaaccagcgttaccaagtcttctgggcccccaaggaCAATCAATACCCACAACTG GTCATCCAATGAGAGCCAGTACAATTCGCTCAGcaggtggcagaccaggctgggagcT TGCAAATCGAGGACGCCCTCATGGTGACCGTGCCCAAAGGACTCAGGCCCCATCACTACCAGCATCAACACCAGTCTTTGTGCCTGTGCCTCCACCGCCCTTGTATCCTCCACCACCCCATGCACTTCCTCTTCCGCCGGGGGTACCGCCACCACAGTTTCCTCCTCAGTTCCCACCTGGTCAGCCTCCATCTGCTGGGTACTCTGTCccccctccaggatatcccccagctcctgcaaataTGTCATCAGcttgggtaccaacagcagtaccaacggctCATTCAAATGCCATCCCAACGACACAAGCACCTCCcttatctagggaggagttttacagagaacaacGGAGACTTAAAGAGGA ggaaaagaaaaagtccaaACTTGATGAGTTTACAAATGATTTTGCTAAGGAATTGATGGAATATAAAAAGATTCAAAAGGAGCGTAGGCGTTCGTTTTCCAG gtcCAAGTCCCCCTATAGTGCTTCATCTTACTCTAGAAGTTCGTATACCTACTCGAAGTCAAGATCAGGTTCTTCCCGTTCTCgctcctactctcgatcatttagCCGTTCCCATTCTCGTTCCTACTCACGATCACCACCATATCcaagaagaggcaaagggaagagtcGTAATTATCGTTCTAGGTCAAGGTCACATGGTTATCACCGTTCAAGGTCAAGGTCACCCCCGTACAGAAGGTACCACTCACGGTCAAGGTCTCCAGTATTTAGAGGCCAGTCTCCCACTAAACGGACTATACCtcaaggggaaggagaaagggagtaTTTTAACAGATACAGAGAAGTTCCACCATATGATGTGAAAGCATACTATGGCAGATCAGTTGACTTTAGAGatccatttgaaaaagaaagatacagagaATGGGAAAGGAATTATAGAGAATGGTATGAAAAGTTTTACAAGGGCTATGTTGTCGGCGCTCAACCTCGTCCGCCAGTAAATAGAGAGAACTTTTCACCAGATAGGTTTGGTCCACCTGGGACCAGACGAGAGAATTCGCCGTATGCTCGGGGACGTAGGGAGGAGTATCCAGGTGGGCAGAGCCACAGAAATCGTAATATAGCAGGAAATTACCCTGAAAAACCTTCTGGAAGAGAGAGCCATGGCATTAAAGATCCTACAAAATCaaaagagaaggaggtggaaaATCCACTGGGAGATGGCAAaggaaataaacataaaaaacatcggaagagaagaaaaggggatgaGAATGAAGGATTTCCTAATGCCGAGTTGTTAGAAGGTGCAAGAAAACCAAGAGAGCCAGTGACAACAGAAGACGTTAAAACGGACTCTCTGTTCATGCTTCCAAGCAGAGATGATGCCACCCCTGTGAGAGATGAACCTATGGAAGCAGATTCTATTGCTTTCAAACCAgtgtctgaaaaggagaaaaaagagaaggataagCCAAAAGCAAAAGTGGACAAGACAAAGCGGAAAGTAGAAGTGGCTGTTCCTCCTAAGAAAGATAATGTAACAAAACCAGCTAAAGCTTCCCAAGAGAAGGTGGACACAGATCGTGAAAAATCTCCTCGAACAGAACCTCCTGTGAAAAAAGTGAAGGAGGAGTTGCCAAAGACAGACAGTGTTAAAACATCTTCctctcaaaaggaagaaaagactgcTGGTACCCCACGGAAAGTTCACCCAAAAGTGACGAAAGATCACCCAGAAACAAGACCAGccaaggaagaaaaggcaaagaaagaccATCCGAAAGAAACCAAGTCAGAGAAGCCCTCCAACAAAGAGGACAAATCAAAAAAGCCTGCTGAAAAAAGCAAACcttctgatgcaaaacctgaaaaaagaaaaagaaaagcagatgaaaaggCTGATAAAGAACATGAAGCCACTTCTGTAAAGGCCTCTAAAGCAGAACCTGCTGAATCGAAAACATCGCCGAAGGGGAAGACTGAGCCggatggtgaaaaaggagagcgaACGCCAGAAAAGGATAAATCCGCTTTTCTTAACAACCCTGCAAAAAAGATTAAACTTAACCGAGAAACCGGCAAAAAGATtgtgagtggagaaaatgtgccacctgcaaaagaacctgttgagaaacctgagccgagcagcagcaaggttaaacaagaaaaagcaaagggaaaagtgagaagaaaagtaacagcagctgatggatctagTTCAACTCTTGTAGattacaccag caCTAGTTCTACTGGCGGAAGCCCCGttagaaagactgaagaaaagccaGATACAAAACGAACTGTCATTAAGACCATGGAGGAGTATAATAATGATATAACAGCGCCTGCTGAAGACGTCATTATTATGATCCAAGTCCCTCAGTCAAAGTGGGATAAAGATGACTTTGAATCTGAAGAGGAAGACATTAAATCTACCCAGGTGCCCACAAACATAGGAAAACCTGCTAGTGTTATAAAAAATGTGAGTGCGAAGCCAGCAAACCCCgtaaaacacaatgaaaaagaGACGGAGCCTTtggagaaaacacagaaaactacAAAAGAGGCCAGTTATGAAAGCTCCCAGCATGATGCAAAAAGTTCAAAAAGTTCAATGttgaatgaaaaaggaaaaaccaaagacCGGGATCATTCTTTGTCAGACAAGGACACTTCTGAGAAGAGAAAGAGCAGTGTTCAGCCAGAAAAAGACCACTCGGAACGTGCATCTGagcaaggaaatggaaaaaatatttctcaatcTTCCAAAGACAGCAGATCTTCAGAGAAACACGATACTGGCCGTGGGTCCACTGCTAAAGACTTTACTCCTAACCGAGACAAAAAATCTGACCACGATGGCAACAGAGATCATTCTAGTTCCAAGCGTAGGGATGAAAAGAGTGAATTAGCCAGGAGAAAAGACTCCCCTTCTCGGAACAGAGAATCTGCATCTGTACAGAAAAGCAAGCCGAGAGAGGAACGAGCAGAGCCGTCCAAAAAGGCCGTTGGAGATGCCAAAAGGAGCAGCTACAGCCCTCCGCGGGAGCGGAAGCAGACTGATCACAAAGCTGCTCACGATTCCAAGCGTACATTGGAGGAACACAAACCTCCAGataaaaatgtaggaaaagagaaagagaagcatgTAGCAGAAGTAAAGAGCAATAAAGAGAAAGAGCCAGGTGTTACTAAACCACCTGTGAAACAAGAATCGCCAGAtgtaaaaaatgagaaagagaacGTGACTGGACAAAACGATAAAAACGTCGTCAAGCCCAAGCCTCAGGTAAGCACCTCCTCACGGCTCTCTTCTGATCTAACTCGAGAGACTGATGAGGCTGCGTTTGTACCAGACTACAACGAAAGTGACAGTGAGAGTAATGTATCTGCAAAAGATGaggaagctgcaggaaaaaatccGAAAGAACCgaaagaaaaagctgttgaaaAGGTGAAAGAGGAGACGACAGCACCCGCTGCAGTTGAGCAGCCTGAAGCCAGCAGAAGTCAAAGTCAGAGCAGCCCCAGCGTGAGCCGCAGCCGTAGTCAAAGCCCTTCCGAGAGTCAGACTCGaagccacagcagcagtgccagctcagGAGAGAGtcaagacagcaagaaaaagaaaaagaaaaaagagaagaagaagcaCAAGAAGCATAAGAAACACAAGAAGCATAAGAAACACGTGGGAAACGAAACGGAATTGGAAAAGAgccaaaaacacaaacacaagaagaaaaaatcgAAGAAGAGCAAAGATAAAGAGAAAGatgaccaaaaagtgaaatctgtcACTACATAG